In Gracilibacillus salitolerans, the sequence TTAGCTACAAATGGACAAGAAGCGATTGAATGTTGTCTAAAAGAACAACCAGACGTGATTTTAATGGATATTCAAATGCCTTTAATGGGTGGGATTGAGAGCACAAGAAAAATAAAAGAACAATGGCCTTCTGTACAAATTATGATGTTAACAACGTTTCAGGATGAAAAAAATATTAGACTAGCACTAAAGGCAGGGGCAGAGGGGTATTTAATAAAGTCAGCATCAATTGAAAGCATGGCAGATCAAATTAAGGCGTTAAAAGCGGGGTCAACCATTTTAGATGCAGATGTATTAAAGACAATTATGGAACCAGATAAAAAGGCACTGGAAGGTTTAACTGCGCGAGAGTCAGATATTGCTGAACTAGTTGCTCAAGGTCTCTCGAACAAAGAAATAGCTCAACAGCTTTTCCTTAGTGTTGGAACTGTTCGAAATATGCTCTCTGTAATTTTAGATAAATTAGAAATTCGTGATAGAACACAACTGGCAATCTATTATTGGCAAAGAGAGCAGGAATAAAAGTGGAGAGCAGTAACAAAAAAACCGGACAAAACCCGGCTTTTTCACGCATGTGCTCGTTTAAAACTAATCGTAGCAATCGCCACAAACACTATCGCGAATGCTAAAATAAATAAAATTTCCTCGAACACGGATACTGATCTGCCAAAAACGGTTAAGTTAAGCCCCATCGTTTCTCGTACAGCTTGAGATAAACTATCGACATCAATCATAATCTTCTTCATCACATCCACACCGTATGTAACAGGATTAAATTTGACAATCACATCAAGCCAGCTTGGCATATTGTTGATAGGAAAAAGAGCACCGGATAAGAAAATCATTGGCATCACAATAATTTGCACAATCAACTGAAAGCCTTGTGTGGATTTAATCATACTGGCAAATAACAAGCCGACTCCAGACAATGCTGCACCTAGTAAAAACATAAACGGAATGACCTGAATCAGTGAGATAATACTGTACGATAATCCTAAAAAAGGAATAAGCAAAAACAAAATCATACCTTGAATCGTTGAAACCGTAGCTGCACCGAGCATTTTTCCAACAGCAATACTCACCCGTGAAATTGGTGAAACCAAAATTTCTTTCATATAGCCAAAGTTTTTATCCTCGATCACAGACATCGCAGAAAAGATTGCTGTCATTAATAATGTCATGGCGACAATGCCAGGAAATATGAATTCGAGATAATTAAAGCCACTGGATTCTTCCCCAAAACCACCAGACATCATCGTTTCCATTGTACCGCTTAAACCACCACCGAATATAAGCAGGAACAATATCGGCATCGAGAATGAACCAAGAAGTCTTGCTCGATCTCGAAAGAATTTCTTTAAGTCACGCTGCCAAATTGCTATAATACCTTCCATGTGTCTACCCCCTTATTCCTTAATCTTTCTTCCTGTAAAG encodes:
- a CDS encoding response regulator, whose product is MKILIVDDDELVCQSLQLLLDKEEDLEVTNLATNGQEAIECCLKEQPDVILMDIQMPLMGGIESTRKIKEQWPSVQIMMLTTFQDEKNIRLALKAGAEGYLIKSASIESMADQIKALKAGSTILDADVLKTIMEPDKKALEGLTARESDIAELVAQGLSNKEIAQQLFLSVGTVRNMLSVILDKLEIRDRTQLAIYYWQREQE
- a CDS encoding ABC transporter permease; the protein is MEGIIAIWQRDLKKFFRDRARLLGSFSMPILFLLIFGGGLSGTMETMMSGGFGEESSGFNYLEFIFPGIVAMTLLMTAIFSAMSVIEDKNFGYMKEILVSPISRVSIAVGKMLGAATVSTIQGMILFLLIPFLGLSYSIISLIQVIPFMFLLGAALSGVGLLFASMIKSTQGFQLIVQIIVMPMIFLSGALFPINNMPSWLDVIVKFNPVTYGVDVMKKIMIDVDSLSQAVRETMGLNLTVFGRSVSVFEEILFILAFAIVFVAIATISFKRAHA